The Haemophilus parainfluenzae genome window below encodes:
- the iolD gene encoding 3D-(3,5/4)-trihydroxycyclohexane-1,2-dione acylhydrolase (decyclizing), which translates to MKTVRLTVAQALIKFLDNQYIEFDGKVTKFVEGIFGIFGHGNVLGIGQALEQDSGNLIVRQGRNEQGMAHVAIGFAKQNLRKKIYACTSSVGPGAANMITAAATATANRIPLLLLPGDVFATRQPDPVLQQIEQFHDLSISTNDAFKAVSKYWDRVSRPEQLMTACINAMRVLTDPADTGAVTLALPQDVQAEAYDFPEYFLQKRVHRIERTLPTEPMLKSAIELIISSKKPLIICGGGVRYSEAAEQLKHFAETFHIPFAETQAGKSAVVSEHVLNVGGVGETGCLAANILAKEADLIIGIGTRYTDFTTSSKWIFQNPEVKFLNINVARFDAYKLDGVQVVADAKETLEKLTALLSPTGYRYRAQWGNSISEAKTQFKQELQRIYHATYTEKDFIPEVNDALDREKVYEEFIKLTQSCLTQSRVLGILNETLGENDIIVGAAGSLPGDLQRAWQSKGENTYHLEYGYSCMGYEVNAALGAKLAQPEKEVYALLGDGSYMMLHSELVTSVQENKKINVVLFDNMTNGCINNLQIGNGMDSFATEFRFRNPQTNKLDGGFVAVDFAMNAASYGCKTYKVTTEEELYTALADAKKQNVSTLIDIKVLPKTMIHGYGSWWHVGVAEVSEKETIRKAHENSVKHINEARRY; encoded by the coding sequence ATGAAAACTGTAAGACTAACTGTGGCACAAGCGCTAATAAAATTCCTTGATAATCAATATATTGAGTTTGACGGTAAAGTCACTAAATTCGTTGAAGGTATCTTTGGTATTTTTGGACATGGCAATGTATTAGGCATTGGTCAAGCATTAGAACAAGACAGCGGTAATCTCATCGTTCGTCAAGGGCGTAATGAACAAGGTATGGCTCATGTGGCCATTGGTTTTGCAAAACAAAATCTACGTAAAAAAATTTATGCTTGTACCTCTTCTGTTGGGCCTGGTGCGGCCAATATGATTACCGCCGCAGCAACCGCAACAGCCAATCGTATCCCACTTCTTCTTTTACCAGGTGATGTGTTTGCAACCCGCCAACCAGATCCTGTTTTACAACAAATTGAGCAATTTCACGACTTAAGCATTAGTACAAATGATGCATTTAAAGCAGTAAGCAAATACTGGGATCGTGTTAGCCGCCCAGAACAATTAATGACTGCCTGTATTAATGCCATGCGAGTATTAACCGACCCTGCAGACACTGGGGCAGTAACTCTCGCTCTACCGCAAGATGTTCAAGCTGAAGCCTATGATTTTCCTGAATATTTTCTACAAAAACGGGTTCACAGAATTGAAAGAACACTACCAACGGAGCCGATGTTGAAATCTGCTATTGAGCTTATTATTAGTTCGAAAAAACCATTAATTATTTGTGGTGGTGGTGTGCGTTATTCAGAAGCCGCAGAACAACTCAAACACTTTGCAGAAACATTCCATATTCCTTTTGCAGAAACACAAGCAGGTAAAAGTGCGGTTGTTTCTGAACACGTTTTGAATGTGGGCGGCGTAGGCGAAACAGGTTGTTTAGCCGCTAATATCTTGGCAAAAGAGGCGGACCTCATTATCGGTATTGGTACTCGCTATACAGATTTCACAACTTCCTCTAAATGGATCTTCCAAAATCCAGAGGTGAAATTCCTAAATATTAACGTTGCTCGTTTTGATGCCTATAAATTAGATGGTGTCCAAGTGGTAGCTGACGCTAAAGAAACCCTAGAAAAACTCACTGCACTTCTATCGCCAACAGGTTATCGGTATCGTGCACAGTGGGGCAATTCAATTAGTGAGGCTAAAACGCAATTTAAACAGGAATTACAACGTATTTATCACGCGACTTACACTGAAAAAGATTTCATCCCAGAAGTGAATGATGCCTTGGATCGAGAAAAAGTTTATGAGGAGTTTATTAAACTTACTCAATCTTGCTTAACACAAAGCCGTGTTCTAGGTATTCTCAATGAGACCTTAGGTGAAAACGATATCATTGTAGGGGCGGCTGGTAGCTTACCTGGCGACTTACAACGCGCATGGCAATCTAAAGGCGAAAATACCTACCATTTAGAATATGGCTATTCTTGTATGGGCTATGAAGTCAATGCGGCTTTAGGAGCAAAATTAGCTCAACCAGAAAAAGAGGTTTATGCCTTATTAGGTGATGGTTCTTATATGATGCTTCATTCTGAACTTGTCACATCCGTACAAGAAAATAAAAAAATTAACGTCGTTTTATTCGACAATATGACTAACGGATGTATTAACAACTTACAAATCGGCAATGGTATGGATAGCTTTGCGACAGAATTCCGTTTCAGAAATCCACAAACCAACAAATTAGATGGTGGATTCGTAGCTGTCGATTTTGCCATGAACGCTGCCTCTTACGGATGTAAGACCTACAAAGTCACAACAGAAGAAGAATTGTACACTGCCTTAGCCGATGCTAAAAAACAAAATGTTTCCACCTTAATTGATATTAAAGTACTACCAAAAACCATGATACATGGTTATGGCAGTTGGTGGCACGTCGGCGTAGCAGAGGTTTCTGAAAAAGAGACTATCCGTAAAGCTCATGAGAATAGTGTGAAACACATTAACGAAGCAAGACGTTATTAG
- the iolE gene encoding myo-inosose-2 dehydratase — protein MKTENVKLGIAPIGWTNDDMPDLGKENTFEQCVSEMALAGFTGCEVGNKYPRDVEVLKHKLSVRGIQICNAWFSTFFVDGKKEETIKEFIKHRDFLHAMGAKVIGCSEQSRSIQGTTKAVFKEKTVFTEEEWQLLAEGYNELAKLAAEKGMKVCLHHHMGTGIQTPAEIDKYMAVVNDDVYLLFDSGHIYYSEGSQKAMLDVLEKYIDRICHVHLKDVRDEVVAEVKANDLSFLEGVRKGTFTVPGDGVIDFRPIFDILEKHNYKGWMVVEAEQDPAIANPFEYAVKGRKYIKETAGI, from the coding sequence ATGAAAACAGAAAACGTGAAATTAGGTATTGCGCCAATTGGTTGGACTAACGATGATATGCCTGATCTTGGCAAAGAAAATACCTTTGAACAATGTGTTAGTGAAATGGCGCTGGCCGGTTTTACTGGATGCGAGGTCGGAAATAAATATCCGCGCGATGTAGAAGTACTAAAACACAAATTGAGTGTTCGTGGAATTCAAATTTGTAATGCTTGGTTTAGTACCTTTTTTGTAGATGGCAAAAAAGAAGAAACGATCAAAGAATTCATTAAACATCGAGATTTCCTTCATGCTATGGGAGCTAAGGTTATTGGCTGTTCTGAACAAAGCCGTAGTATCCAAGGCACAACAAAAGCTGTTTTTAAAGAAAAAACTGTTTTTACTGAAGAAGAATGGCAACTCCTTGCAGAGGGCTATAATGAACTAGCCAAATTAGCAGCTGAAAAAGGGATGAAAGTATGCCTGCATCATCACATGGGTACAGGTATTCAAACTCCGGCTGAAATTGATAAATATATGGCTGTCGTTAACGATGACGTGTATTTGTTATTTGATTCAGGTCATATCTATTATTCTGAAGGCTCACAAAAAGCGATGCTAGACGTATTAGAAAAATACATAGACCGAATTTGCCACGTGCATTTAAAAGATGTGCGTGATGAAGTTGTTGCTGAAGTAAAAGCAAATGATCTTAGCTTTTTAGAAGGTGTTCGAAAAGGCACATTCACCGTACCAGGTGATGGTGTAATCGATTTCAGACCAATTTTTGATATTCTTGAAAAACACAATTATAAAGGCTGGATGGTGGTTGAGGCAGAACAAGACCCTGCCATCGCTAACCCATTTGAATACGCCGTCAAAGGCCGTAAATACATTAAAGAAACAGCGGGGATCTAA
- the iolG gene encoding inositol 2-dehydrogenase: protein MIKVGIIGAGRIGRVHSESITKYVKGAEIKAISDVRVTDELKQWAKGMGIAHVYEDYKQILQDPEIDAVLVCSSTNTHAPISIEAARAGKHIFCEKPVDADVNRIKEVLAEVEKAGVKFQVGFNRRFDHNFKAIKTRVENGDIGEPHLIRVTSRDPDAPPIEYVKVSGGMFFDMTIHDFDMIRYLSGSEVVEVYAAGGVLVNPEIGKAGDIDTAVITLKLANDAIGVIDNSRKAVYGYDQRAEVFGSKGAVQTRNDTDSTAVYSCEAGVIAEKPKYFFLERYMQSFADEMACFVDSVVNDKPTLVNGNDGLQPVIIALAAKRSLDEGRPVKLAEIA from the coding sequence ATGATTAAAGTAGGTATTATCGGCGCCGGTCGTATTGGTCGAGTACATTCTGAAAGTATTACAAAATATGTGAAGGGCGCTGAAATTAAAGCAATTTCTGACGTTAGAGTAACGGATGAGCTCAAACAATGGGCAAAAGGCATGGGCATTGCTCATGTTTATGAGGATTACAAACAAATTCTACAAGATCCGGAAATTGATGCCGTATTAGTCTGTTCTTCTACTAATACCCATGCACCTATTTCTATTGAAGCTGCTCGAGCAGGCAAACACATTTTCTGCGAAAAACCTGTTGATGCAGATGTCAATCGTATCAAAGAGGTGTTAGCTGAAGTGGAGAAAGCTGGCGTGAAATTCCAAGTTGGCTTTAATCGCCGCTTTGACCATAACTTCAAAGCGATTAAAACTCGTGTAGAAAATGGTGATATTGGTGAACCGCACTTAATTCGAGTAACCTCGCGTGACCCTGATGCACCACCAATTGAATATGTAAAAGTATCTGGTGGAATGTTCTTCGACATGACCATTCACGACTTCGACATGATTCGCTATTTATCTGGTAGTGAGGTTGTAGAAGTGTACGCAGCTGGTGGTGTGCTGGTCAATCCAGAAATCGGTAAAGCTGGCGACATCGATACGGCTGTTATCACCTTAAAACTTGCTAACGATGCTATTGGTGTGATCGATAATAGTCGAAAAGCTGTTTACGGTTACGATCAACGAGCTGAAGTATTCGGCTCAAAAGGTGCGGTGCAAACTCGCAATGATACCGATTCTACTGCGGTTTATTCCTGTGAAGCAGGTGTGATTGCCGAGAAACCTAAATACTTCTTCTTAGAACGTTATATGCAATCTTTTGCTGATGAAATGGCTTGTTTTGTTGATTCCGTAGTAAACGACAAACCAACTTTAGTGAATGGTAATGATGGGTTACAACCAGTGATTATCGCACTTGCGGCTAAACGTTCATTAGATGAAGGACGCCCAGTCAAATTAGCAGAAATTGCTTAG
- a CDS encoding ABC transporter permease, whose amino-acid sequence MENVTLKKMINAYGMVLILILLFLALSVSIDGFFSARTVWSIIEQVSMFGIIAIGVTFIIITTGIDLSSGSVVALTAVVSASIVTGGDSVSSALLAFAASILIGALLGLFNGGFTALGGIPPFISTLGMMIIARGAAQLYSDGRPIDASSEAFTWIADMNIFGLPGLVLLYILIVIASHILLSRSTFGRHVYAVGGNLNAAKICGINTNRTLIWVYILGGALSGLAGALLASRTYAGNPSYGLAWELDAIAAAVIGGVSLSGGFGTIPMCVIGALIIGTTNKGLNMLGVDPYWQQIVKGAIIVIAVLLDTLKRRKKG is encoded by the coding sequence ATGGAAAACGTGACACTGAAGAAAATGATTAATGCGTATGGAATGGTCTTAATTTTAATTCTTCTCTTTTTGGCATTGTCTGTTTCAATAGACGGCTTTTTTTCAGCTAGAACAGTATGGAGTATTATCGAACAAGTATCCATGTTTGGTATTATTGCAATTGGGGTAACCTTCATCATTATCACAACGGGTATCGATCTATCATCTGGTTCTGTGGTGGCGCTTACAGCAGTCGTTTCAGCTTCAATTGTGACTGGTGGCGATAGTGTATCATCTGCGCTACTGGCGTTTGCCGCATCAATTTTAATTGGTGCTTTATTGGGATTGTTTAATGGTGGATTTACAGCGCTTGGTGGTATTCCGCCGTTTATCTCAACTTTAGGTATGATGATTATTGCACGTGGTGCCGCACAGCTTTACTCTGATGGTCGTCCAATTGATGCCTCTTCAGAAGCATTTACCTGGATTGCGGATATGAATATTTTTGGACTTCCAGGGCTGGTCTTGTTGTATATCTTAATTGTGATTGCTTCTCATATTTTACTTAGCCGTTCAACCTTTGGTCGTCATGTTTATGCAGTAGGTGGAAACCTGAATGCAGCTAAAATCTGTGGTATTAACACAAATAGAACATTAATTTGGGTTTATATTCTAGGTGGCGCATTATCTGGATTAGCAGGTGCTTTACTTGCATCTCGAACCTATGCAGGTAATCCATCTTACGGTTTGGCTTGGGAGCTTGATGCTATCGCCGCAGCAGTTATTGGTGGGGTTTCTTTAAGTGGTGGTTTTGGTACTATTCCAATGTGTGTGATTGGGGCTTTAATTATCGGTACCACCAATAAAGGCTTAAATATGCTAGGTGTGGATCCATACTGGCAACAAATTGTTAAAGGGGCAATTATTGTAATCGCAGTATTACTTGATACCTTAAAACGTCGCAAAAAAGGGTAA
- a CDS encoding sugar ABC transporter ATP-binding protein encodes MTNSNSSNSPYILEMRNVSKTFPGVKALDQINLRVKRGSVHALMGENGAGKSTLMKILYGIYIPDEGGELILDDKPFKPGRPIDAIRRGLTMVPQEISPAANLTIADNFYLGREITKGKFFLNQKAMNEQASAILKELGVPMDVTEKMSDVSVAKAQLVAIATAVSNDAKVIIMDEPTTALTENEVDQLYRIIETVKARGIAIIFISHKLDEVFRVSDEITVIRDGQYVDTKPTKEVTKEQLISMMVGRDMSEMFQRERFELSDEIVLEIKHFTREGKYQDINFAVRKGEIFGIAGLVGAGRSEIVEGLFGYKPADSGEIYIRGEKAIINNPLDAMKYKIGFVTEDRKLTGLFLNLSITDNMIMPEMSPYLENFLVSVARAQKTANEQKTKLKIKAPNVDVITNNLSGGNQQKVLLARWLLLEPEILILDEPTKGIDVGAKAELYKLMVELSKQGKTIIMITSDMLELLSMSDRVMVMHEGHQVGIIPHAELTQERVLELASG; translated from the coding sequence ATGACTAATAGTAATAGCTCAAATTCTCCCTATATTTTAGAAATGAGAAATGTATCGAAAACATTTCCTGGGGTTAAGGCATTAGATCAGATCAATCTCCGGGTCAAGCGTGGAAGTGTTCACGCTCTGATGGGAGAAAATGGAGCAGGTAAATCCACATTGATGAAAATTCTATATGGAATTTATATTCCTGATGAAGGTGGAGAACTTATTCTAGATGATAAACCTTTTAAACCGGGACGTCCTATTGATGCAATTCGTCGTGGTCTAACTATGGTGCCTCAGGAAATTTCTCCTGCTGCTAACTTGACGATTGCGGATAATTTTTATTTAGGTCGGGAAATAACGAAAGGTAAATTTTTCCTTAATCAAAAAGCAATGAATGAGCAAGCCTCCGCTATTTTAAAAGAGCTTGGCGTACCGATGGATGTGACAGAAAAAATGTCAGATGTATCAGTAGCAAAAGCTCAGCTAGTTGCGATTGCTACCGCTGTTTCCAACGATGCAAAAGTGATCATTATGGATGAGCCAACAACGGCATTAACAGAAAATGAAGTGGATCAACTTTATCGCATTATTGAAACAGTCAAAGCAAGAGGGATTGCGATTATCTTTATCTCTCACAAATTAGATGAAGTCTTTAGAGTATCTGATGAGATCACGGTAATTCGCGATGGTCAATATGTGGATACGAAGCCAACAAAAGAAGTAACCAAAGAACAACTCATTTCAATGATGGTTGGTCGTGATATGTCAGAAATGTTCCAACGTGAGCGTTTTGAGTTATCTGATGAGATTGTTTTAGAAATTAAACATTTTACTCGAGAAGGAAAATATCAAGATATTAATTTTGCTGTACGTAAAGGTGAGATCTTTGGTATTGCTGGATTAGTTGGTGCAGGTCGTTCAGAAATTGTAGAAGGTTTATTTGGTTATAAACCTGCGGATAGCGGTGAGATTTATATTAGAGGCGAGAAAGCGATTATTAATAATCCGCTAGATGCCATGAAGTATAAAATTGGCTTTGTAACTGAAGACAGAAAATTGACGGGCTTGTTTCTAAATTTGAGCATTACAGACAATATGATTATGCCGGAGATGTCGCCTTATTTAGAGAATTTTCTCGTATCTGTTGCAAGAGCACAAAAAACGGCAAATGAACAAAAAACAAAACTCAAAATAAAAGCGCCAAATGTGGATGTGATTACGAATAATCTGTCTGGCGGTAACCAACAAAAAGTATTGCTTGCTCGTTGGTTATTACTAGAGCCTGAAATTTTGATTTTAGATGAACCAACAAAAGGGATTGACGTCGGGGCTAAAGCTGAACTCTATAAATTGATGGTTGAGTTATCAAAACAAGGTAAAACGATCATTATGATTACGTCAGATATGTTGGAGCTTTTATCAATGAGTGATCGCGTCATGGTTATGCACGAAGGGCATCAAGTTGGCATCATTCCTCATGCAGAATTGACTCAAGAGCGAGTACTTGAATTGGCTTCGGGTTAG
- a CDS encoding sugar ABC transporter substrate-binding protein translates to MLKKVCLLVISLFFAPVILAKSIVVGVSMYSLADKYPTYLQDSMDKFVASQSNLKFKYADANGDPAKMLNDVENFIDSKVDALIIMPTDQKIVKAIGLKARKAKIPLIVVTVKPNEEDMQYVASYVGSEEIKSGEMQGEFIVNSLNGKPAKAIILLGPLGLEAQIKRTEGNKKIFAQHPEIKVVAEQEAKWDRAKGMEVAENLLSAHRDANVILSNNDEMAIGALLAAKKLGFKDEDMLIVGIDATPDALAYLGNGLDATVYQSASGQGRLSAEMAYKAALGEEISKYNWIPFELVTPEMKELYVNKYKE, encoded by the coding sequence ATGTTAAAAAAGGTATGCCTTTTAGTTATTAGTCTCTTTTTTGCCCCAGTTATTTTAGCCAAGTCGATAGTAGTTGGTGTTTCAATGTATAGCCTCGCAGATAAATATCCCACTTATTTGCAGGATTCCATGGATAAGTTTGTCGCCTCCCAATCTAATCTTAAATTTAAATATGCCGATGCGAATGGCGATCCCGCCAAGATGTTAAATGATGTGGAAAATTTTATTGATTCGAAGGTCGATGCTTTGATCATTATGCCAACAGATCAAAAGATCGTAAAAGCCATTGGATTAAAAGCAAGGAAAGCGAAGATTCCTTTAATTGTGGTGACAGTGAAACCGAATGAAGAAGACATGCAATACGTAGCGAGCTACGTTGGTTCTGAAGAAATTAAAAGTGGTGAAATGCAAGGCGAATTTATTGTTAATTCATTGAATGGTAAACCAGCTAAAGCCATTATTTTACTTGGACCGTTGGGGTTAGAAGCTCAAATTAAACGAACAGAGGGTAATAAAAAGATCTTTGCTCAACATCCTGAAATTAAAGTGGTCGCAGAACAAGAGGCAAAATGGGATAGAGCTAAGGGAATGGAAGTCGCAGAAAATCTGCTTTCAGCTCACCGAGATGCAAATGTAATTCTGAGTAATAATGATGAAATGGCGATAGGGGCTTTATTAGCTGCGAAGAAACTCGGCTTCAAAGATGAAGACATGCTCATTGTAGGAATTGATGCAACACCAGATGCTTTAGCTTATTTAGGTAATGGCTTGGATGCTACCGTTTATCAATCTGCATCAGGACAAGGTCGATTGAGTGCAGAAATGGCCTACAAGGCTGCGCTTGGTGAAGAGATTTCCAAATATAACTGGATTCCTTTTGAATTGGTTACCCCAGAAATGAAGGAACTATATGTCAACAAATATAAGGAGTAA
- a CDS encoding substrate-binding domain-containing protein, giving the protein MKKTLLALLCGGVLLTSQAVIAKNVVIGAPMVAFSDKWQTYLQDAIREFDKAHDDVEIKLADANGDPARLLNDAETFIDQKVDALLVVPTDPNIVKVIGKKAKRAGIPLIIINRKPLDEDMQYVTSYVGSDEIEGGRIQANFIVDTLKGSPAEAAILMGPLGQDAQIKRTQGNKEIFGQHNNIKIFTEQEGKWDRAKGLEIAENLLAANKNLNVVVSNNDEMAIGAVLAGRKLGLKDEDLIIVGLDATPDALDYLGKGLDATVFQSAAGQGSAGAEMAYLAAKGEKVPAVKWVPFELVTPDKKEEYQARYKK; this is encoded by the coding sequence ATGAAAAAAACATTGCTTGCGTTACTTTGTGGTGGAGTTTTATTAACGTCTCAAGCTGTTATCGCTAAAAATGTTGTGATTGGTGCACCAATGGTTGCCTTTTCTGATAAATGGCAAACCTATCTTCAAGATGCCATTCGTGAGTTTGATAAAGCACATGATGATGTGGAAATTAAACTCGCAGATGCGAATGGTGACCCCGCTCGTTTATTAAATGATGCAGAAACATTTATCGATCAAAAAGTTGATGCATTACTTGTTGTTCCAACAGATCCAAATATTGTTAAGGTTATTGGCAAAAAAGCTAAACGAGCCGGTATCCCTCTCATTATTATCAATCGTAAACCATTAGATGAAGATATGCAGTACGTTACTAGTTATGTAGGATCGGATGAAATCGAAGGTGGACGTATTCAAGCTAACTTCATTGTTGATACCTTAAAAGGTAGCCCTGCAGAAGCTGCAATCTTGATGGGGCCTTTAGGGCAAGATGCTCAAATTAAGCGTACGCAAGGCAATAAGGAAATTTTTGGTCAGCATAACAATATTAAAATTTTTACTGAACAAGAAGGTAAATGGGATAGAGCCAAAGGCTTAGAAATTGCAGAAAACTTACTTGCGGCAAATAAAAATTTAAATGTTGTTGTTAGTAATAATGATGAAATGGCGATTGGCGCAGTATTAGCAGGCAGAAAATTAGGTCTTAAAGATGAAGATTTAATTATTGTTGGCCTTGATGCAACACCTGATGCATTAGATTATTTAGGTAAAGGATTAGATGCAACAGTGTTCCAATCAGCTGCCGGACAAGGTTCTGCGGGAGCTGAAATGGCCTATCTTGCTGCAAAAGGTGAAAAAGTTCCAGCTGTGAAATGGGTGCCTTTTGAACTCGTTACACCAGATAAAAAAGAGGAATATCAAGCGAGATATAAAAAATAG
- a CDS encoding Gfo/Idh/MocA family protein, translated as MKQVRIGLVGTGYIGRCHAIAYAQAPTVFPLDAKLVLEYLAEITPELAEKKAKEFGFNRFTGDWRDIVQDPNVDVVDICTPNFLHKEIALAAIANGKHVYSEKPLALTAEDAKLMYEAAKKANVKTLVGFNYIKNPTTQLAREIIANGEIGDVVHFYGTHNEDYLANENTPLDWHCVKEKAGLGALGDLAAHIVQMSQYLLGQDIRAVIGDMQTVIKNRPNPHNLQERLDVENEDQATALVRFDNGCMGTIETSRIACGRKMGLSYVITGTKGSISYTQERMTELKLYLHDEDPARQGFKTILTGPLHPDYKNFCVSAGHGIGFNDQKTVEIRDLVNGLASPEGVLYPDFEEGYKVSRVLDAIALSYHQKRWVNVEEIA; from the coding sequence ATGAAACAGGTTCGAATTGGTTTGGTTGGTACTGGATATATTGGTCGTTGCCATGCTATTGCTTATGCTCAGGCTCCAACAGTATTTCCACTTGACGCTAAATTGGTTCTGGAATATTTAGCCGAGATTACACCGGAATTAGCAGAGAAAAAGGCAAAAGAATTCGGTTTTAATCGTTTTACGGGCGATTGGAGGGATATTGTGCAAGATCCAAATGTGGATGTAGTAGATATTTGCACTCCAAACTTTCTTCATAAAGAAATTGCATTAGCAGCCATTGCCAATGGTAAACATGTTTACTCTGAAAAACCGCTAGCTCTCACTGCAGAAGATGCCAAATTAATGTATGAAGCGGCGAAGAAAGCAAATGTTAAGACCTTGGTTGGGTTTAATTACATAAAGAATCCAACTACTCAATTAGCCAGAGAAATTATTGCTAATGGTGAAATTGGAGACGTAGTACATTTTTATGGTACTCATAATGAAGATTACTTAGCTAATGAAAATACACCATTGGATTGGCATTGCGTGAAAGAAAAAGCAGGACTAGGTGCATTGGGAGATTTAGCCGCTCATATTGTACAGATGTCTCAGTATTTATTAGGGCAGGATATTCGAGCTGTTATCGGAGATATGCAAACGGTAATTAAAAATCGCCCAAATCCTCATAATTTACAAGAACGTTTAGATGTTGAGAATGAAGATCAGGCGACAGCCTTGGTTCGATTTGATAATGGATGCATGGGAACGATTGAAACGTCTCGAATTGCTTGCGGACGAAAAATGGGACTGAGCTATGTGATTACGGGAACAAAAGGTAGTATTTCTTATACTCAAGAAAGAATGACTGAATTAAAGCTTTATTTACATGATGAAGATCCAGCAAGACAAGGCTTTAAAACAATCCTTACTGGGCCATTGCATCCTGATTACAAGAATTTTTGTGTGAGCGCAGGTCATGGCATTGGTTTTAACGATCAGAAAACTGTGGAGATTAGAGATTTAGTAAATGGTTTAGCTTCACCTGAAGGTGTTTTATATCCTGATTTTGAAGAAGGATATAAGGTGTCTCGCGTGTTAGATGCAATAGCATTATCGTATCACCAAAAACGTTGGGTTAATGTGGAAGAAATAGCGTAA